The Flavobacterium sp. IMCC34852 genome contains the following window.
ATTACGCCATCGGTGAGGAAAACAAAATGGAATACAATGCCGAAAGAGGAATTTATGAAAAAGCCCCATTATGATCAAACAAGGTTTTACCAATTACCAATATGTAATTGCAGATGCCAACGGCAAAATTGATGAGGAGAATGCCATTGACGGGAATTTTCACCAAACCGAAAACAACTATTTTGCCTTAGTCTATTACCGAGAAAACAATCAGCGTTACGACAGAATTATCGGAAAAGGAATCGCTAGTTCGGTCGATATAACCAATTAGAAAATTTAACATCTAATTCACGTATCAAATTGTATTTTTCGTAAATTTGACAACGTAATAGAATGAATACTACATGGTTTCACAAATAACACGAGGGATAAAGATTTCGGTCTTGACTAGTTTTGAAGGTACTTACTTCAAAAACTACAAGATTCACTTTGCCTTTAGTTATGAAATCACCATTGAAAACCACAGTAAAGATTCAGTGCAATTAAACTCTCGCCACTGGGAAATCCAAGATTCACTTAACGATAAAGAAATTGTGGACGGCGAAGGCGTAATTGGCAAAAAACCGGTATTGAAACCGGGCGAAAAGCACACTTATAATTCGGGTTGTTTGTTGTCTTCTCCTTTCGGCGCGATGAGTGGTTACTTCAACATGATTAATTTTACGACTACCAAAACGTTTAAAGTAATTGTGCCAACCTTCAAATTAAGCGCACCGTTTGCTTTGAACTAAAAGTCGTGTTAAAGACAAATTAATCTTTGGCTTGTCTTATTAAAAATTCAAAAATTCCTTTGTACTTTTGTGTCGCATTTAGAAATTCTTAAAAAAGAATCTCTTTAGTTATTCAAATGTCAAATTTTTAATCTTTTCATATCATGCCAAAAGGTTTTTTTCATGTCCCAAAAGCGGTTAATGAACCCGTAAAATCATACGCACCGAATTCACCCGAAAAAGCAGCTGTTTTAGCCGCTTATAAAAAAATGTGGAACGAGACTATAGATGTTCCGAACTACATTGGCCACGAAGAAATTCGTACCGGAAATACCCGA
Protein-coding sequences here:
- the apaG gene encoding Co2+/Mg2+ efflux protein ApaG is translated as MVSQITRGIKISVLTSFEGTYFKNYKIHFAFSYEITIENHSKDSVQLNSRHWEIQDSLNDKEIVDGEGVIGKKPVLKPGEKHTYNSGCLLSSPFGAMSGYFNMINFTTTKTFKVIVPTFKLSAPFALN